The nucleotide window acATTTAACAATGTTAATTATACCATTCAAATATTATCATGTCAAAATGAATTAGGGACCCAAACTCTTTGCATCTTGTAACCAAATTAAATATTGAACATGGTTCATTGGTGCCATTTCTAAAAGTGTGATCTTTGTATTCAGCCAAGGCATATAGATAGTACACTAGTATTGTTTGTTACAGAATACAGATGTAATGGCTGCGTACTGACATGCATTTAGTAAAAGAACAAGCAGAATCACTCTCATGGCAAGGCAGAGTCTATCCAAGTGTAATTTTTCCTCAATTACTGCTTCAGGTCAAGTAAATTACTAACAGATAAAGTCACAGAAGGAACAGTTCCTTCCCAATTATCTTTGAACAAAAAACAGAACGTAATTTCCAAAGTACAATTGTATTTCTAGCAATGGAGTATTGCAATTTTAAACTCCAGTAAGCAACATCATAATAGACATTGACCAAATTAAACAGGCACTACAGACTACTAACAACGACTCCAATGTCAGAACCCTGATCTAAACGCATCGCATTACATAATTACTGCAATGAGTATCATGCAATGCTAGCACAAATTCATAACAAAAAGATGCTACATCAATGAACTGATAAGTTTCTATTTTAGCATTCTTTTGCTACTCAAGTAAATACCAAGATGGAAGGGAAAGGCATATTGCAAGCTCACTTTATATGGGGAATTAGCGTAATCCAGTATGCATTCTGCAATTCAATGCTGCAAAAGAtccaccaaaaagaaaactttaTCACACACCTAATATTAATCTAGCATTCAGGAGTTGGCATTCTCTTGgccttcttatatttcttctcCGATAACGCCTGAGCAAACGCCTCCACAATCCTTTGCTGTGACTCGAGTATCATCTCAGTTCTTTTCATCTCCATTTCCATTCTCATCCCTTCCAACTCTCTTGCTGCGTCCATCTTCATCCTCTCCATTCTGACGAATCCATCACCTAATACCTTTATCGCAGCCACCATTTCCGCCATGGGATCCTCCTTTTTCTTCTCCCCCACTCCTTCACCAACAACCCTTTTCCCCAAATCAGCTTTCTTCACGAATCCATCCCTGAACATCTGACTAGATCCAAAATTACTAGGGGTTTCAACTCGAGCGTCCTCAAATCTACTATACAGTTTCGCCATTGGAGGAGCTAACCCGGGCATCCCAGGTATCCGGATCCGAAACCCACCTCCTCCATTACTCACAACCCCTTGGAAACTACTCCGATTACCCGTATGCACATTGTTACCATACAAATCCCCAACAAGTTTAACGCCATTTTGATGGTAATCTTCTACATCCTCATCAGCTTCATCCTCACTGGGCGGTGGAGAAACAGCATTAGGACCTCTCTCCATCATATCCATACGCTTAAAATGTACCCAAGCAGAGCAATAACGATGAGATCGAGCCCCACCATACGGAGCAGCACGCTGGATTTCAGCACGATAACGTTTCCGAAGCTTCTCCATCTTATGCCGGCACTGCACAGCGGTCTTCGGGGGATCAACAGGGCATCTAGAACCAACATCATCAGCAACTTCCTGCCAATGATTAGCCCGTAGATTCCCCTTCCTTAGAGAATACCACTTATCCCTATAAGCATCAATGAGCGCTATTGTCTCCTCATGTGACCAACACGGCGGCGGAAGACGTCGAGAAGCCACCGCAACTGTAACGTTGGATGTAGACAGAGTCTGTGATGGGGTGGTAGAGAAATCTTGAGTTGATGGAGATAAAGTCGCCATTGTTGTGGGTGGTATTACAGAATATCAAATCTCTCAAAATCAGTAAACACCCAGAATTAGTTAACCGGTTCAGATTTATAAAGGAAAAAGAGAGGAAGGAAAAGGGGTTGTGgttgtggtggtggtggtgggtGGCGGCGGAGGAAAGCGGAGGCATAATGAAAGAATGTTAGGTTAAAAGGGGGGGAGATCTAGAGAGAGAGAAGAGGCCACCGCTAAAGGTGTTAGGGGTGTGTGGGGTGGCTAACGTGCGCGGAGGGCGTAATAATGTTGACCGAGTAGTGCTTGCTGCGTTCGGCGCCCACCGCCCAACAAGGCGTCAGCTGGCAGAGGCGTTTGTGGTGTGGCCTAAAAAGATAGTAAAATTTATGGGCATTTGAGCGTTTCTTGTGGGCGGAGGCGACAACACTTTTCTTCCTGCTTcctaattttctttctttctttatagTTACGTAATAACATGTTAATGCCTTTAAACTAAAGTTTTCCGGCTATACttatactatatataaaattgaataaaaatctCCTCAATTAATAGTTTAATCTAAAATATCTTCTTGATAgtcaatatttaaaataaaaatgtctcTATTATTACTTAGTTGCTAAAAGATGTCCCTATTTTTAGTGTCATATAAAACGTTATTTACGACAACAAATCACTTATTTTATAGTCATCAAATTTGTTTATTGACAGTTTTGTTGGTTggatttttataaataaaagagaaaaggctcaaatatgttatcgaactttgaaaaaaaggttcattcatgtcattcgttaaaagtttggttcatCCTTGTAATTTCCATTTTAGAAAAGGCTATGATTGTTAATTGAAAATAGttctgattttgaaaaaaaaattacgcGTGGTCAATTATAATGCGGCCGCatcattaattaaatcatttCTTAAgaggaaaagactcaaatatgtcatcgacCTTTGAGAAAAAAACTTATCTATGTCATTTgttaaaagtttggttcatttatgttatttcaATTAGGACTTAGGCCAGATCTTTAAACTTGtctctaaatttcattttggcactccaactcaaccttgtttcattttaatcctttgactccaatttttatgtttcattcAGGCACTTTTAAGTGATGTGGCAGAGTATGTGCATCACACTTTCTCTAAAAgagtgaaaaacaaaaaaaaaatgtttttttcttttaaaaaaataaaaaaaataataaaaagattaacccttcaactttttttatataccatttaaacacaaaatactaattttatgatttctttatttctatatatgctcttcaatttcaattttgcattttaaaaatcgACGTTCATCCGTtagttattgtaaaaaaaataaaaaattgacggatgatcattgattttttattttattttatttttaaaaaaagtaacaatttctttATGAGAGCTTCTCTGTATTTTCGTGTGAAAAATATCCTACGAAAGTGCgtcaattttctttcttaaaaaaattatagacGACCCAATAAAGTGTGTCGAATTTTAGCgtttttttgtagtgttaaTAATTAGTAatgaacatgatttttttactcgtatttagttgatgaaaaattataaaGCTGGTATTTGAGTTAAATCCAAATAGACTGGAtacgaagaaaaataatatgtggtgtcatttaatttaattaattgttttaaaaaagaaaaataacacaCTTTCGTAGGTTATTTTTTCACATAATAATGTAGAGaaactctaaaaaaattaaaaaatgatgttcatccgttaattttatttaaagatatgatgttgatttttaaaatgaaatagtggaaatgaagaacataaataaaaataaagaaatcataaaattagtattttgtgtttaaatagtatataaaatagagttgaagggttaaaatggaacaatgCTAAGATACggtgtcaaaataaaaaatgggggCAAGTTATAGGAGTTGTGTATGTGTTTTtaaatggaacataaaaattggagttgagggttaaaatggaacaaggttgagttggagtgccaaaatgataTTTAGGGACAAGTTTAAGGGTTTGCATATGTGTTTGGTCTTTCAGTTAATaaataatgacatgaatgagTTTTTTCTCAAACGAAAATTGCATAGATGAgccatttttctcaaagtttaatggcatatttaaatttttccctaaataaaataacaactaaTATGTTACTATGGAATGTATTTATCCTAGTTTTGAAAAGTttcaaagaaatatattattttgatgaattaatttaaataatgacTTATTTCCATCAATCGTAATTTTCTACTATTTATCGTTGGATTTGAAGATATAAGATCTTggtcattttattaaatttggtTAAGAACACAAACAGATAGCACGCATATCATTAAGAAATCAAATTTAACAGTTGCTAAACTAACTTATAAATTGAAATTCACAAATCGTAATAATGTTTGCGCATTTATCtatctaaaattatattaatctcTTTTATCATAATGTTCATATAACATTAGGCGAAATGTTTTTATATGTTTAACATACTTTGGTTTGCTCTGAAAACAACCTTGTACAGAGGTGAACCTATAGTGTTAAGGGTACgttaaacataaataaattctaaattcGCCTCGCattacacacatatatatatatataaatctccgATACATAGTCAAATCCTAAAACTCTCCGGAATTCAGAGAAATGCAGAGCTAAGAATAAATTCAGATATATAATCCTTCAAGGTTGGTTAACTAGTGAAAGATTGGCTGATGTAATTTTGTGTGGATGCAAATAATCTGCAGAACGTGAGATATTGAGAGAAAAGACCAGTATGAATGGTACGCCTACACAAAGATAATAGCAAAAGTATGTTGGCAACTTGATCATTAGGCAACTGATGTAAGTTATCCCAATTGCAAACACACAGAATACCAGCTCAACTCTCATGGGAAATTCCCTCGTAACGATGTGGAACACGTGGAGGCTGATGAAGAACCCGAGCGAGTTGAAAAACAAGAATATGTGTGATGAATAGTGAATCAGGTGATCAGCTTCAATTTGGTAATTGGGCTGTTGCTGTTGTTGTAAGTTACCTGGAGGATTAAGAGCAGCTTGAAATGTGAGCATAGCCATGAGCATCATGATCACAACTAGTACTTCTCTTATGGATTCTATGCTATCTCTATCTTTGTCGTACTTTAGGAAGTCTACTAACCACCCACTCTTCATCTTTCGCCTAGGCATTACCTGTTTGAGATGtagtaattaagtaaataaaagtgtGTTTTCTCTAACAGACAGAGGTATGTCCAAGTAAAAAGGATTTTCGCGTACTTAGTGAATGAAAAAGAATTAGCCCTGCAAGTGATGAGGGAATGTTTTCGAGACATATGTAAGACATTACCTCCCCATGTTGTCTGTTTGATGCACAGATTTGATTACATGATCTGATTGGTATTCCTACCATGTCTGTGGCCTTAAGGGCTCCTGCTCGTCGAAGAATGTCTTCAATTTCCCTATCGCCAGCTTCactttgagaaagaaaaaagacatCAAGAGCTGTGAATCCCATTTGGTTCAAAGAATTCACTCCAACTGCCAAACTTGCTGGTAAGCTCCCATTCAGCAAGAGATCCACCACCTGAAACATCTATGGTTTCTTAGTGAAAATCCCGACTCTGCTATTGTATAGTAGTATAAACGAGTCATGTAGACAAGAAAATTGAAGCAATATGCTAGCAACTGGCTAATATAATATCTACGTACCTCGTGCTGTTTCCTTGCTGCTGCAAGATGCAAGACACTATTTCCTAGCTCATCCTGTTTGTTAAAGACCTCCATCTTATTGAACATCTTGATGTGCTTGATCAACACTTCCAACGCTTCAAACTGACCGCTCTTGACAGCAAGGTGGAGCGCAGTTTCCCCTCGAGAAGTCACAACTTCAACAGATTCAACACAAGCAGAGAGCAACTCTTTCATGACATCAACTCTGCCTTTGATAACAGCACAGTGAAGAGGAATTCTTCTCTCCCTGCCCTTCACAAGGCACAAACCAATGTCCACTTTTAAAATCTCCTTGACAATGTGTAAGTCCCCATTGGAAGCAGCAATATGCAAGCAACTGAAACCATTCTGATTTAGCTCCCCTGCTAGTTCTTTCCTCAACTTGAGAAGCTCTTTCACAAAATTGAAGTGGCCACCTAAACAAGCAAGGTGCAAGGGGGAATCACCATCAACTAAGCCAACGCGGCGAACGATAATAGGATCAGATCTTAATAGCTCCATCAGAACATCAACGTTTCCTGTTCGTGATGCATCAAATAGCCTACTCTCCATTCTAACTTAAATTAAGTTATAACAAGTTCCAAGTTTAAAAATTTTAGTGTGTTGAATGCTCAAGCACTCctaagtttatatatatatagtagtagtaCCAAACACTAGATAGCATTtgaaaatggatttttttttttttttttggccttCATTGTAGTTTGCTTAGTCAAACTTGCCAAAACGCTTATTTTAGAAAGTTATGTGCTTAAAGTAACTTTCCAAAGAAAAATATGCATTTTTGAGTAGTAACATAAAATGCTTTcgagaaaaaaataactttatccCAAAAGCACTATTGGAGCATCGGTCAAGCGATCGACAAACATACTTTACAAAACTAGGCAAACACAAACGATTATACTTCAAAGtacttttccaaaaaaaaaaaactttaacaCAAGATATTTTTAAGTTCGAGTCAAACAAGCTATCAACTTTTGCCGGTTGGACTTGGTATACTCTCTTAGGTCAAAATTTCCTTGCACGTTTTCTGAAATCCAAACCATCAGTAAAGTCATTGAGTAATTGTCATTTTTCTACTTCCCACTAAATACGGCAAGACTTCCAAGTCAAGTCGAGATTGAAAAGCAAAGATAAATAATACAGCACAACTGCATCTTTTGTCAGTACTACTGAGTCATTCTTCTAGGTAGGTTCCTAATTACTACCAAATATTGGGGGCAAACAAGTACATCCAAAACAAGTTGATACAAAAGTCGCAACGCAAAATCAGCTATAGCTTTCACAATTACCATGATGTTACTGATACAAAATCCTGTTCTTAATCTGTATGTATGAATCCAAATGTAAGCTTGCTCTCGAAACCACTGTACAAGAACATTGTTCCAAAGCTACTAAATGGATTTTCAAAAAGGGGGAAGAAGAGAAGACAAGTGCACCCCAAACCGGAGTAAGCCTGCAACTGTAACATCAAAATCAGTTAACAAAATGCAATTGCACAAACAAAGGAAAAGCTGCTCAAACATCTGGTGCCATTAGCTACTTAGTTTTAAGACTCTGGGCACTTCATCATTCTACAAGGAACAAAAACACCAGCAGTTTCATGAACCGTCACATTCCCTCTTACAGTAAAACCTAGAAAACTACCACTTTCATCTTTAGTATACATTTCTTTTCCAAGGGTTGATCACTCTATTAACAACAGAGCTACTACCATATATCAGAGAGCATCATGTAATGAAGGAACAGAACAAACGAGTGCAGCACAGTGCAAATCTTCACATTGTCTTGTCCTCACGCTTATAAGAATGAAGTATTTCAATAAAAATCAACTTCAGCATAAGCTGTCAGGAATAATGTAATGTGATTTGTGCAAACAAATTGTACAGCAACTGAAAGAGTAAATCTCATTTGGGAGCGCTATTAGGCATCATATAGGCAATGACTCAAAAAATATGCGACGAGAAATAGTTCCAGAGCTGGGAGGATTTGAAGCACCTGAACGACAATGTTTTATGTCCAACAATGAGAACTTCATAGCAGCTCAAAATCCAAGGACTACAGCACCAAGACAACAAGCACAGAGAATTCACAGTTATGGGATTCGCAAACACACACCACACATCAGAAatcaatttctttctttccgTTCAAGAATAAGTGTTGGTTTTGTAAATTGAGCAACTGACAAACAAATAAATGACTTTCTTCCTTTTGCTTCATGATTGCATTATCTCCAAGCATATCTAACTGAATACTTATTTTCCCTTCACTACAAACGTAATCTCAAACCTTCAAAAGCAATGTTAATGATATTTCAAAATGCGTGTCAATCCATTAACTAAAATATAATACCAGATACTTTGATCACATAAACGAATCTCTTTTCGACACTATGCATTCTTGTGAGAAAAATATCCAACAACTGGACATAATGCTGTCAGAAACTATCCTAATGACCCTCACGCAATATATCTAAGGGGATCTTAACCAGATAATAGGTAACTTGCACTTTCATGTACCATTTGCGCTTGAAATAATCATGCAGGATACCTCCTCTATTATTCCAGTAAATTCTTACATGGAGATGCCATAACAAAATATTGCGTTGTTTAAACACCAGAGTGTCGACTGTACTCTAAAAAGCTCAATTTTCCTTACAGCAGGAAAGGACCAGATGTCTCTTTTCCCCACAGTAGAATCCAACATGCTCTGGAGCAATACAACCTAAAACTAAGACACTCTCACCCTATTTAAATAATGAGGCCAAATAACAGATCAACTCCAGCTTCTTCTGGTGGGATCCAATTGCACAGGGAGCTTCCAGCTATACACATCCAGTTGCCATCTTTTTGTCCAACTCAAATCTGTACCATAAACAAATTTGTGGTGACCAAAAGTTCCTCATCTTCCACTGCAACTCTTATTAGAAGAAACGTAAGTCTCCATCTTCCCCACAACTTAACAGGGAAAAAGAATTTGCTAATTCAGTAAGATACTCTGTACACGAGAACAAAATAAACATCAAATAACACAAGCTTTTAACATGTGACGTACCTTAGTAATAAGATCCAGAATCACCACTGCCCATATAACCACTACCACCCATGTTACGGCTGGAATAGGCTGATGAGTAAGAGCTACCAGCAACCTGAAAATTTCAACAGAGTAACATAAATACAGTGGTCCGCAATCAAAACAGAAGCTCCAGACAAATAATCGTCAAAATAAAGTATACATCATTGCTACGAGACATGTAATCGCCACCATAGCCAGATGAATACATTCCACTGACACCACTGCCATCATAGGAGCCTGTAAATCCCCAAAAAGAAGTTAAGACAGTTATCCAACGTCGAACACTATAACACCTACAGTTCACATGAGCCCCAGATTTTTCAAAGAACACTAAGAACTCACCTCCACCATAGCCTCCTTGACGACTGCTATACATTCCATGAGAATCTTGACCAGAAAGGGAACTCCGGCTGCCACTATATCCAGCATTTGATCTCCCTAGCCTACTGCTATTCAGGAATAGAAAGTCAGTATAACACTAGAATTGCAAGGGATATAACTATCATCTCAATAGAAAAACAGCATACCTGTCACTGTAATCCCCATATTGTGTGCCACTAGCACCACCAAGTTCATAATCCAAACGAGAACGAGAAGGGCGGGGTCCTGCATCAGCATAGCGGGGAGGAACATCATCCTGACATGTGGACACACTAAATTAGATCTTACATCTTATGTAGATCAAGAATGTTACGAACATCAAAATATCCCACTGCATTTAGTAACATCTGACACGCTGGCTAAGACTACATACCATTGCACTGTATGAACGTTTGGAGCCCGACGTGGAGTCATATTCCCTACCTCTCCCCTCACGATACGCAGGAGGAGGCCTTTCATACCGCTGTTCATAATCATCATCAACATACGTTCTCCTTGTCGTTGTGCGAGCAGTACCTCTAGGAAAATCAGAGTATCCCGAGCTACGAGAGGAATAGTCATCCCTGTAGGAAACACGTCTGTCGGAAGAAAACCTAGAAGAATAATCCATTGTGGCTCTGCTTCTAGGAGGAGGAATTTCCTCATGTCGTGCATACTCCCTCTTCAAGTTACTCTTTGAATATGAGGGAACTGCAATTCAATTTTAGTCATCTAGAAAGAAAGTAGAGTGGAAGCAGCAGGGCAAAACAAAAGTTCAGAACTGATCCCATACCAGGTGGTCTCCTGTCATAGGACCTGCTGGATAGTGGAGACATAGGTCTGCCCCTAGGGGCCATAACTGGTCGCCTATCCCTCATTGCGACAGGTCGTTTAAAACTACGATCGGCAAGGGGAGGGACACGTGAACTAACTCTAGATCCACGAACAGGGAGTCTGCGAGAGACTGGACGACTCCAAGGAGCAGGGGGGCCACGCATCAGCCCACGTCGAGGTCGCAGATCACGCGCACCATATCTCCCTCTTCCCCTCTGAAGTGGTCGTGATAATCTGGCCCTAACTTTGACCTGGAATATACAACTATAAGCAGGCATGCACAAGAAGGACATGTTCAGATAAGATTCAAGACAAAAAAGACAGACCTTCTTATCTCCTTCCCCCAACTCTTCATTATTAATGCTTTTGACACAAATAACTGCAGCATCATGAGTGTCGAAGGAGACAAATCCAAAATCCTTTCTCTTGGCAGAAGGCATATTACGAGCAAGCTCAATTTTTTCAATCTTGCCATATTGTTTAAGTAAATCTCGCACACGATCCTCATCCCAAGATGCAGAAAGACCATcaataaaaattgttttaacCTGAAATCAATACACATCAATTGTCAAATAATGACTTGCTGCACTGCAAGATCTACATTGAACCTACAAAGTCATCCGAAGAGCACCTTCATGGGGAAAAATCACTTAGCTTACCCTCTATCaaccccctcccccctccccccacccgaccaagaaagacaaaaaaaatataaagaaccTCAGACTGGAACAAAGTTATCCAGTCTAACTGAACTAGCAGTAAATACAATCAGTAGCCTCACCCATCTTTCTTTCCTGTTGAAGCATAAGGTACTAAAATAAGAGGGTAGGAAGCAAACCATAAAAGGATATACTACTTCAGTAACAAGTTCAAAATTAGTATATACCAAATAGTCCACCGCAAAATAACTAAGCTTCTCCAATAAGCTAAGTGTAACCAACTCCATTTGGAAGACATAGTAGCCAAACTTG belongs to Solanum stenotomum isolate F172 chromosome 1, ASM1918654v1, whole genome shotgun sequence and includes:
- the LOC125843094 gene encoding trihelix transcription factor ASIL2 yields the protein MATLSPSTQDFSTTPSQTLSTSNVTVAVASRRLPPPCWSHEETIALIDAYRDKWYSLRKGNLRANHWQEVADDVGSRCPVDPPKTAVQCRHKMEKLRKRYRAEIQRAAPYGGARSHRYCSAWVHFKRMDMMERGPNAVSPPPSEDEADEDVEDYHQNGVKLVGDLYGNNVHTGNRSSFQGVVSNGGGGFRIRIPGMPGLAPPMAKLYSRFEDARVETPSNFGSSQMFRDGFVKKADLGKRVVGEGVGEKKKEDPMAEMVAAIKVLGDGFVRMERMKMDAARELEGMRMEMEMKRTEMILESQQRIVEAFAQALSEKKYKKAKRMPTPEC
- the LOC125843065 gene encoding ankyrin repeat-containing protein BDA1-like, whose amino-acid sequence is MESRLFDASRTGNVDVLMELLRSDPIIVRRVGLVDGDSPLHLACLGGHFNFVKELLKLRKELAGELNQNGFSCLHIAASNGDLHIVKEILKVDIGLCLVKGRERRIPLHCAVIKGRVDVMKELLSACVESVEVVTSRGETALHLAVKSGQFEALEVLIKHIKMFNKMEVFNKQDELGNSVLHLAAARKQHEMFQVVDLLLNGSLPASLAVGVNSLNQMGFTALDVFFLSQSEAGDREIEDILRRAGALKATDMVGIPIRSCNQICASNRQHGEVMPRRKMKSGWLVDFLKYDKDRDSIESIREVLVVIMMLMAMLTFQAALNPPGNLQQQQQPNYQIEADHLIHYSSHIFLFFNSLGFFISLHVFHIVTREFPMRVELVFCVFAIGITYISCLMIKLPTYFCYYLCVGVPFILVFSLNISRSADYLHPHKITSANLSLVNQP
- the LOC125843009 gene encoding uncharacterized protein LOC125843009 isoform X1, which codes for MPPKAVKKTTTGSASKRGGRTARGTPKSQGNQPVAAADEPVKVEVSAVVEERKKVEVKQESKPVADRKAEPEKPVKSVENRVVAEKKDDVKESVDEYEKGERLDLEDNDPEFEPEEYGGVDYDERGIEHEDVQEEDYEIEEDPQEGDDGEKEEGDMVEEEVEEHEDFEGEEENEHASGEEHEHAEMVDAAEDAEHHEVAKERLKRKEFEIFIGGLDKDAVEDDLRKIFSQVGEVTEVRLLMNPQTKKNKGFAFLRFATVEQAKRACIELKNPVVNGKKCGVSPSQDSDTLFLGNICKSWTKEALKEKLKHYGIDNVEDLTLVEDTNNEGMNRGFAFLEFPSRSEAMDAFKRLQKRDIVFGVDRPAKVSFADSFIDPGDEIMAQVKTIFIDGLSASWDEDRVRDLLKQYGKIEKIELARNMPSAKRKDFGFVSFDTHDAAVICVKSINNEELGEGDKKVKVRARLSRPLQRGRGRYGARDLRPRRGLMRGPPAPWSRPVSRRLPVRGSRVSSRVPPLADRSFKRPVAMRDRRPVMAPRGRPMSPLSSRSYDRRPPVPSYSKSNLKREYARHEEIPPPRSRATMDYSSRFSSDRRVSYRDDYSSRSSGYSDFPRGTARTTTRRTYVDDDYEQRYERPPPAYREGRGREYDSTSGSKRSYSAMDDVPPRYADAGPRPSRSRLDYELGGASGTQYGDYSDSSRLGRSNAGYSGSRSSLSGQDSHGMYSSRQGGYGGGSYDGSGVSGMYSSGYGGDYMSRSNDVAGSSYSSAYSSRNMGGSGYMGSGDSGSYY
- the LOC125843009 gene encoding uncharacterized protein LOC125843009 isoform X2, with amino-acid sequence MPPKAVKKTTTGSASKRGGRTARGTPKSQGNQPVAAADEPVKVEVSAVVEERKKVEVKQESKPVADRKAEPEKPVKSVENRVVAEKKDDVKESVDEYEKGERLDLEDNDPEFEPEEYGGVDYDERGIEHEDVQEEDYEIEEDPQEGDDGEKEEGDMVEEEVEEHEDFEGEEENEHASGEEHEHAEMVDAAEDAEHHEVAKERLKRKEFEIFIGGLDKDAVEDDLRKIFSQVGEVTEVRLLMNPQTKKNKGFAFLRFATVEQAKRACIELKNPVVNGKKCGVSPSQDSDTLFLGNICKSWTKEALKEKLKHYGIDNVEDLTLVEDTNNEGMNRGFAFLEFPSRSEAMDAFKRLQKRDIVFGVDRPAKVSFADSFIDPGDEIMAQVKTIFIDGLSASWDEDRVRDLLKQYGKIEKIELARNMPSAKRKDFGFVSFDTHDAAVICVKSINNEELGEGDKKVKVRARLSRPLQRGRGRYGARDLRPRRGLMRGPPAPWSRPVSRRLPVRGSRVSSRVPPLADRSFKRPVAMRDRRPVMAPRGRPMSPLSSRSYDRRPPVPSYSKSNLKREYARHEEIPPPRSRATMDYSSRFSSDRRVSYRDDYSSRSSGYSDFPRGTARTTTRRTYVDDDYEQRYERPPPAYREGRGREYDSTSGSKRSYSAMDDVPPRYADAGPRPSRSRLDYELGGASGTQYGDYSDSRLGRSNAGYSGSRSSLSGQDSHGMYSSRQGGYGGGSYDGSGVSGMYSSGYGGDYMSRSNDVAGSSYSSAYSSRNMGGSGYMGSGDSGSYY